A genomic region of Mugil cephalus isolate CIBA_MC_2020 chromosome 5, CIBA_Mcephalus_1.1, whole genome shotgun sequence contains the following coding sequences:
- the LOC125008391 gene encoding signal-regulatory protein beta-2-like → MVLFWVTLLLLHRGYALVPLTTVQLGEPAILTCTLPEGEIGSRALHWYKQSSGDTLKLIAVLRRNAKPSTSSAETASRMEVKLNEKFSNLTILKTIQEDEGMYHCAVMDWTDSTWSGTYLSLKGNTQGSSNYTVVQTVSDPVRPGDSVTLQCSVLSDSENKTCPGDLSVFWFRAGSQTSHPNIIYTDGDMSNKCEKRSETQKRCVYSFSKDVSSSDAGTYYCAVATCGEILFGNGTKLETGSELVALVITTICLAISMIAHFVFICCQTPRAMCEQYEGIESTSSQVLFVWRENYKTNEAEKTQE, encoded by the exons ATGGTTCTGTTCTGGGTTACTTTGCTGCTCCTTCATCGAGGAT ATGCACTGGTTCCACTTACCACGGTTCAACTTGGTGAACCTGCGATTCTCACATGTACATTGCCAGAAGGAGAGATCGGCAGTCGAGCACTTCACTGGTACAAGCAGAGTTCTGGGGATACTCTGAAGTTAATTGCAGTGCTGAGGAGAAATGCAAAGCCTTCGACCAGTTCAGCAGAGACTGCTTCAAGAATGGAAGTAAAACTGAATGAGAAATTTAGCAATTTGACAATTTTAAAGACGATTCAAGAAGATGAGGGAATGTATCACTGTGCAGTCATGGACTGGACTGATAGCACCTGGAGTGGGACATATTTGTCATTAAAAG GAAACACACAGGGTTCTTCAAACTATACTGTTGTTCAGACAGTATCAGATCCAGTCCGTCCAGGAGActcagtgactctccagtgttcagtcctctctgactctgagaaCAAGACGTGTCCAGGAgatctcagtgtgttctggttcagagctggatcacAGACATCTCATCCAAACATCATCTACACAGATGGAGATATGAGTAACAAATGTGAGAAGAGATCTGAGACTCAGAAGAGATGTGTCTACAGCTTCTCTAAGGacgtcagctcctctgatgctgggacttactactgtgctgtggccacatgtggagagatattatttggaaatggaactAAACTGGAGACCG GTTCTGAATTAGTTGCGCTGGTGATAACAACAATCTGCTTGGCCATATCTATGAtcgcacattttgttttcatctgttgtcaaaCTCCAAGAGCAATGTGTGAACAATATGAAG GAATAGAAAGCACCTCTTCACAAGTTCTATTTGTCTGGCGGGAAAACTACAagacaaatgaagcagaaaagactcaagagtga